The Aedes aegypti strain LVP_AGWG chromosome 3, AaegL5.0 Primary Assembly, whole genome shotgun sequence genome contains a region encoding:
- the LOC5574763 gene encoding uncharacterized protein LOC5574763 — protein MIGRSIWDSVHHWCQVTANKVNHAWSGEGNDCFHVLDLLLHLAGVPNGMTSKYEWETNVRYFLHALYAFQTFIAVLQTKHVLERDNVFDVFVEVMKWTFFIVAYCKMLIMIRLGRSVAAVRSFITSKQMQSGDAAFDELQRIKFKRTALLLLRVLFVLMAMDSVCLSVPSAATAIVFFVPPEMSQGGRTVTLIIHFFGISVMPFLILCKFSCNMATVGMLLLGMQANIKILANRYVNILDRRLDEKYYLEQLDREVRSAVDQQMDYWRHLHILRKIVERTFFLVHYYAIFSIGGFYYITQNIGVNAFSILLMATTPIFLVEYYLWCNLVESIQDEAETIGYVMFELCSRIPYTRDQHSAYVRLKSNMLILWTNSCNIRAMRCLGLFDISTLAFVDLVNVSYSVLMFLINMS, from the exons ATGATTGGTCGTTCGATTTGGGACAGTGTCCACCACTGGTGTCAGGTTACCGCCAACAAGGTCAACCACGCATGGTCCGGCGAAGGAAACGACTGTTTCCACGTGTTGGATCTGTTGCTCCATCTTGCAGGGGTTCCCAACGGGATGACATCTAAGTACGAGTGGGAAACTAATGTTCGCTACTTTCTGCATGCCCTGTATGCTTTCCAAACATTCATAGCAGTTTTGCAGACCAAACATGTGCTGGAACGGGATAACGTGTTTGACGTTTTCGTCGAAGTCATGAAATGGACGTTCTTCATTGTTGCCTACTGCAAAATGTTGATCATGATTCGGCTGGGACGATCAGTAGCGGCCGTCCGGAGTTTCATCACCAGTAAGCAAATGCAGTCTGGGGATGCGGCCTTCGATGAGCTTCAGCGAATCAAATTCAAGCGAACTGCTCTTTTGCTACTGCGAGTTTTGTTTGTGCTGATGGCTATGGATTCAGTTTGCCTTTCTGTTCCGAGCGCTGCAACGGCGATTGTATTTTTTGTTCCTCCCGAAATGAGCCAAGGTGGACGCACAGTTACGTTGATTATCCATTTCTTCGGTATAAGCGTTATGCCTTTTCTGATtctctgtaaattttcttgtaaCATGGCGACCGTTGGAATGCTTCTTTTGGGAATGCAAGCCAACATTAAAATTTTAGCCAATCGCTACGTTAACATACTGGATCGACGCTTAGATGAGAAATATTACTTGGAGCAGTTGGATCGAGAAGTGCGGAGCGCCGTCGATCAACAGATGGATTACTGGAG ACATCTCCACATCTTGAGAAAAATAGTTGAGAGAACGTTTTTCCTGGTGCATTACTATGCCATTTTCAGCATTGGAGGGTTTTACTACATTACTCAAAATATCGGTGTAAATGCATTCTCGATACTTCTGATGGCAACTACTCCGATATTCCTGGTGGAATACTACTTATGGTGCAATTTGGTGGAATCAATTCAGGACGAG GCAGAGACCATTGGATACGTGATGTTCGAGTTGTGTTCCCGGATACCTTATACTCGCGATCAACACTCGGCTTACGTTCGTTTGAAGTCTAACATGTTGATATTGTGGACCAACAGCTGCAATATACGAGCTATGCGATGTCTGGGGCTGTTCGACATATCTACGCTGGCGTTTGTCGATTTGGTTAACGTGAGCTACTCGGTTTTGATGTTTCTGATCAACATGAGTTAA